The following coding sequences lie in one Nakaseomyces glabratus chromosome I, complete sequence genomic window:
- the TSC10 gene encoding 3-dehydrosphinganine reductase (CAGL0I09328g~Ortholog(s) have 3-dehydrosphinganine reductase activity, role in 3-keto-sphinganine metabolic process, sphingolipid biosynthetic process and endoplasmic reticulum, lipid droplet, mitochondrial outer membrane localization), with protein MFCLEDQVVLIAGGSQGLGKQFGQKYWDESRHSKIILVSRSDVKLRNAITDITGGRQEPVELVMPEVAASEPSASGSSAINLSKSSNHAGFESELRSNSNRSSSSLKESTNVVTHLTTNAADSRIVYIACDLSDPDAVERMFVTLQHNNLLPTQVLACAGGSIPKLFTDLTAKELEMGVKMNYMTTLFVIHKAAQMVPQAHLILFSSSTAFFPFIGYSQYAPAKVSLKALTSILRHELPNTRISCVYPGNFYSEGYVLEEMSKPDITKSIEGSSYPISCEECCDKIVWWLNRGYDDVTTDSIGWFLMSLDMGLNKHNNNSAYWFVQWLIGVIANLLVVPFYMVLCSYQINKWHKQNKNKNTLL; from the coding sequence ATGTTTTGTTTGGAGGACCAGGTAGTGTTGATTGCGGGTGGGTCCCAGGGTCTTGGTAAGCAGTTTGGCCAGAAGTACTGGGACGAGTCGAGGCACTCAAAGATTATACTGGTGAGCAGGAGCGATGTGAAGTTGCGGAATGCTATCACTGATATTACCGGTGGGAGACAGGAGCCCGTGGAGCTGGTGATGCCTGAGGTTGCCGCTAGTGAGCCTTCTGCGTCTGGCTCCTCCGCTATCAATTTGAGCAAGAGCTCGAACCACGCTGGCTTTGAGAGCGAGCTGcgcagcaacagcaacaggAGTTCCAGCAGTTTGAAGGAGTCCACGAATGTGGTCACACACCTGACCACAAACGCTGCAGACTCACGGATTGTGTACATTGCATGCGATCTGTCGGATCCTGATGCTGTTGAGCGTATGTTTGTGACGCTACAGCACAACAACCTTCTCCCCACGCAGGTGCTTGCCTGCGCCGGTGGCTCTATTCCTAAGCTGTTCACTGATTTGACCGCTAAGGAGCTGGAGATGGGTGTGAAGATGAACTACATGACTACGCTATTCGTGATCCACAAGGCGGCACAGATGGTACCACAGGCACACTTGATACTGTTCTCGAGTTCCACTGCTTTCTTCCCATTTATCGGCTACTCACAGTATGCCCCAGCCAAGGTGTCTCTGAAGGCACTCACCTCTATCTTACGCCATGAGCTACCAAACACTAGAATATCGTGTGTATACCCTGGTAACTTCTACAGTGAAGGCTACGTACTCGAAGAGATGAGCAAACCAGACATCACAAAGAGCATAGAGGGCTCATCTTACCCGATCTCCTGTGAGGAGTGCTGCGACAAGATCGTCTGGTGGCTAAACCGTGGTTACGACGACGTTACTACGGACAGCATTGGCTGGTTCTTGATGAGCTTGGACATGGGCCTGAATAAGCACAACAACAATTCCGCGTACTGGTTCGTACAGTGGCTGATCGGGGTCATTGCTAACTTGTTAGTGGTCCCATTCTACATGGTCTTGTGCTCATACCAGATCAACAAGTGGCACAAGCAGAATAAAAACAAGAACACCTTGCTGTGA
- the REI1 gene encoding Rei1p (CAGL0I09350g~Ortholog(s) have sequence-specific DNA binding activity and role in budding cell bud growth, mitotic cell cycle, nucleocytoplasmic transport, ribosomal large subunit biogenesis): MSMYTCNSCELVFETSAFQRQHMKTDWHRYNLKRKVASLPPVSEDNFNSKVQVSQEQAAEEALKKGKNEQLTKKEIRRREKEALLEKKKKLLEIARQNMLAKMQEQGLSQPEPTKQEPVEDVKPEPIVEEAKSEVVKEEEVKEEDLTEEELAERLMKQKLENRVEIPLNQCLFCTKKREFEDFEANLDHMFRTHGFYIPEQKYLVDKEGLVKYMSEKIGLGNVCIVCNYQGRSLDAVRAHMLDKRHCRIPYESEDERLEISEFYDFSKTYERIDRANIVSADSASANDDEWEDVDENEDAEEEEGEPPKEYLYHDGVELHLPSGVKVGHRSLQRYFKQDLRPEKELSEGQGTLVAAETRSFLPQFDRGTVRVQQRAWKTEVRDKKRDDKRAAKFVNNQPHYRDQLLQ; encoded by the coding sequence ATGTCTATGTATACGTGTAACAGCTGTGAGCTGGTGTTTGAGACCAGTGCGTTCCAGAGACAGCACATGAAGACGGACTGGCACCGTTACAACTTGAAGCGTAAAGTCGCTTCATTGCCACCTGTCTCTGAGGACAACTTCAACTCGAAAGTCCAAGTATCGCAAGAACAAGCTGCTGAGGAGGCCTTGAAGAAGGGTAAGAACGAGCAACTGACCAAAAAGGAGAtcagaagaagagagaagGAGGCTCTcttggagaagaagaagaagctatTGGAAATCGCCAGACAGAACATGTTGGCGAAGATGCAAGAACAAGGTCTGAGCCAACCAGAACCAACAAAGCAGGAACCTGTCGAGGACGTGAAGCCAGAGCCAATAGTGGAAGAAGCCAAGAGCGAAGTAGTtaaagaagaggaagtCAAGGAAGAAGACCTTACTGAAGAAGAGCTGGCTGAGAGGTTGATGAAGCAGAAGCTAGAGAATAGAGTCGAGATACCACTGAATCAGTGTTTGTTCTGTacaaagaagagagaaTTTGAAGATTTCGAGGCTAACTTGGATCACATGTTTAGAACTCACGGTTTCTACATTCCTGAACAGAAGTATCTGGTAGATAAAGAAGGTTTGGTAAAGTATATGTCTGAAAAGATCGGTCTTGGTAATGTGTGCATTGTATGTAACTACCAAGGTAGATCTCTAGACGCTGTGCGTGCACACATGCTAGACAAGAGGCATTGCAGGATACCTTATGAATCTGAAGATGAAAGACTAGAAATATCTGAATTCTACGATTTCTCCAAAACATATGAAAGAATTGACAGAGCTAACATTGTTAGTGCTGACAGTGCAAGTGCGAATGATGACGAGTGGGAGGATGTAGATGAGAATGAGGATGCCGAAGAGGAAGAAGGCGAACCACCCAAGGAGTATTTGTACCATGACGGTGTGGAACTTCATTTGCCATCTGGTGTAAAGGTTGGACACAGATCGCTACAGCGTTACTTCAAGCAAGACCTAAGGCCTGAAAAGGAACTTTCTGAAGGCCAAGGAACATTGGTTGCTGCTGAAACTAGATCATTCCTACCTCAATTTGACAGAGGTACAGTTAGAGTACAACAGCGTGCTTGGAAGACAGAGGTTAGAGACAAGAAGCGTGACGACAAAAGAGCTGCAAAGTTTGTCAACAACCAACCTCATTACAGAGACCAACTGTTACAATAA
- the MRPL37 gene encoding mitochondrial 54S ribosomal protein mL54 (CAGL0I09372g~Ortholog(s) have structural constituent of ribosome activity and mitochondrial large ribosomal subunit localization) — MLRLLFTKRLLSSSVVLRNEAKQIKSSCLAGTPLSLNVKKTGKDPVALEDSEYPEWLWTVLDQTNTAAAAKAPVSEESLKARKKQIRQSNREKIKQRNFLNQL; from the coding sequence ATGCTTAGGTTATTATTTACAAAGAGGCTCCTTTCTAGTTCTGTCGTTCTCAGAAATGAGGCCAAACAAATCAAATCATCCTGCTTAGCAGGGACGCCATTGAGTCTTAATGTTAAGAAGACAGGCAAGGACCCGGTTGCCTTGGAAGATTCAGAGTACCCGGAATGGCTATGGACAGTTCTTGACCAAACGAATACCGCCGCTGCAGCAAAGGCTCCTGTATCAGAGGAAAGTTTAAAGGCCAGAAAGAAGCAAATCAGGCAGTCCAATAGAGAAAAGATAAAACAGAGGAATTTCTTAAACCAGTTGTGA
- the SDH8 gene encoding Sdh8p (CAGL0I09394g~Ortholog(s) have role in mitochondrial respiratory chain complex II assembly and mitochondrial matrix localization), protein MLRHNRHLFSAVARSSVLISRPVAIRCINTERIPSPPKLPREEQEEFERLQRIAHSQEAIDEYNRKIKGDHTKESLNNEMLTKNDIGSFSPEFSKTIPEFEGDVNPKTGEIGGPKQDPLKHGDYSFNGRVTDF, encoded by the coding sequence ATGCTTAGACACAATAGACATTTATTTTCCGCTGTGGCAAGGTCCTCTGTGTTAATTAGCAGACCTGTTGCTATTAGATGTATAAATACAGAGAGAATACCTAGTCCACCAAAACTTCCAAGGgaagagcaagaagagTTTGAGAGACTTCAGAGAATTGCACACTCTCAGGAAGCCATCGATGAGTATAATAGGAAGATTAAAGGTGACCACACTAAGGAGAGTTTGAACAACGAGATGTTGACCAAGAACGATATTGGTTCATTCTCGCCAGAGTTCTCAAAGACCATTCCTGAATTCGAGGGTGATGTTAACCCAAAGACTGGTGAAATCGGTGGTCCAAAGCAAGACCCTCTGAAACATGGTGATTATTCCTTCAACGGTAGAGTGACTGACTTTTAA
- the BIT2 gene encoding Bit2p (CAGL0I09416g~Ortholog(s) have TORC2 complex localization) encodes MQDTQSDQKSNETKHLGSGRFSRYGIGGLSSTASFQSVRNRATSSVSRDSQLSEPHSNVSRVYNVSSDIVPQALTHPDEESNAKGKLSGNTEIGSAPRWSQVGFQSIFQGNSNSIKRRDSNDSFSEEIKFQKLRNAASVDTFDYRNDDSKITEEEPYQDSLFSGHSGKSKEKRRISLFSNNRDNNNALLKAERKSGLFKTKSNKSSSSLNTQLLKSPDSTKTKSNPFRKIANKLLSTKNHRAIGNDDLEAAQNSFSKFLHSSYGKHRASSQFIHSAAGGLMDSSRSVHSFSPSVANLPNDAPMSINISNDMVDSANVAMLHDLLKNLPSLEANYKNFTTQELHILAGNVWGIYCGVIIELFKMQRVWQLPAKIEDINRILDFYITIKTESKAAVSHKKFLTEIEEFLTTSLYIFENQIVFNYSNEETMNTALKRVGVIWQVFYQQVYFDVISVLLPIERITKKFSRYSSTNQDERKHSYLTIDYMLLKCFRDSVILPYYQNFIHSNDGARKSFQQYIFNEEEESGVTERDKLTLLQCFGILETIQGNDRSQIIIDELLEGVRMSI; translated from the coding sequence ATGCAGGATACGCAAAGCGATCAGAAGTCTAATGAGACCAAGCATTTAGGTTCTGGGAGGTTCAGTCGGTATGGAATAGGTGGATTGTCTTCTACAGCTTCATTCCAGAGTGTGAGAAATAGGGCAACTAGTTCAGTGAGCCGAGATTCGCAACTTTCAGAGCCGCATAGCAATGTGTCAAGGGTGTATAATGTGTCATCGGATATAGTACCGCAGGCCTTGACACATCCCGACGAGGAATCAAATGCTAAAGGCAAACTATCAGGCAATACAGAGATAGGATCTGCACCCAGGTGGTCTCAAGTTGGCTTTCAATCGATATTTCAAGGAAATAGCAATTCTATCAAGCGGAGAGACTCAAATGACTCCTTTAGTGAAGAGattaaatttcaaaagcTAAGAAATGCAGCATCAGTGGATACCTTTGATTATAGAAATGATGACTCTAAGATCACAGAGGAAGAACCATACCAGGATAGTCTGTTTAGTGGTCATTCTGGGAAAAGTAAAGAGAAGCGTAGGATATCACTATTCAGCAACAACAGAGATAATAACAACGCACTATTGAAAGCTGAAAGGAAGTCAGGTTTGTTTAAAACAAAGTCGAACAAGAGTTCTTCCAGTTTGAATACTCAGCTACTGAAAAGTCCCGACAGCACAAAGACCAAGTCTAATCCTTTTAGAAAAATTGCTAATAAACTATTATCAACTAAGAACCATAGAGCCATCGGTAATGACGATCTTGAAGCAGCGCAGAATTCTTTTAGCAAGTTTCTTCACTCCTCCTATGGGAAGCATAGAGCTTCTTCACAATTTATTCATAGTGCCGCTGGCGGTCTTATGGATTCTTCCAGGTCAGTTCACTCGTTCAGCCCTTCTGTAGCAAACTTACCCAATGACGCACCTATGTCCATCAATATAAGTAACGATATGGTGGATTCTGCAAACGTGGCCATGCTTCATGACCTACTGAAAAACTTGCCATCTCTGGAGGCAAATTATAAGAATTTCACAACACAAGAACTGCACATATTAGCAGGAAATGTATGGGGTATATACTGTGGTGTGATAATTGAGTTATTCAAGATGCAAAGAGTTTGGCAACTGCCCgcaaaaattgaagatattaatCGTATATTAGATTTCTACATTACCATAAAGACAGAATCCAAGGCAGCAGTCTCACATAAGAAATTTCTTACAGAGATTGAGGAATTTTTAACAACATCACTGTACATCTTTGAAAACCAGATTGTATTCAATTACAGTAATGAGGAGACGATGAATACTGCATTGAAGAGAGTCGGTGTCATATGGCAAGTTTTTTACCAGCAGGTGTACTTTGATGTCATTTcagttcttcttccaattgaaaGAATCACTAAGAAATTCTCAAGGTATTCCTCCACTAATCAGGATGAAAGAAAGCATTCCTATTTGACTATCGATTACATGTTGTTAAAATGTTTTCGGGACTCTGTTATTTTACCTTATTACCAAAATTTTATCCATAGCAATGACGGCGCCAGAAAGAGTTTCCAGCAGTATATAttcaatgaagaagaagaaagtggAGTTACAGAACGAGACAAACTTACCCTTTTGCAATGTTTTGGTATTCTAGAGACGATTCAAGGCAATGATAGAAGCCAGATCATTATTGATGAGCTGCTAGAGGGTGTAAGAATGAGTATATGA
- the EFM2 gene encoding S-adenosylmethionine-dependent methyltransferase (CAGL0I09438g~Ortholog(s) have protein-lysine N-methyltransferase activity, role in peptidyl-lysine dimethylation, positive regulation of translational termination and cytosol, nucleus localization): MFDPLDLYTAEPPTVDDSLVITDHSVAGTDCDKQFANDVEEDEDYIVDILDLPPCSLAPPQVILIVLILLRPREQLNFANNDDNKEDIPLELDNNDEPMLNDLVQWYTINWPHEKLNTKDKLLRNIPRTTSIVSHESLLKFYTSVLQYYSKAEATKDSNEYVKRILKEVSLRIAENCGRTAQPAIQRKFRIKNLDKTIMLHEPSLTADNLGWKTWGSSLILGEIVVSYLENLSSTFESNRKVRTLELGAGTGLVGIAWAAKWRDKFCNSKTEIYLTDLPEIVDNLKDNVKINNLQDIATADVLDWTNPDTFTEKYGNERFDYIVIADPIYSPQHPEWVVNMIVKFLEVNGICHLEIPLRERYSKERDYLWRLLEEHNLDVVHEIYSSGKDDWGKVDYVYKMLKFKA; this comes from the coding sequence ATGTTTGATCCCTTAGACCTATACACCGCGGAACCACCCACTGTGGATGACTCTCTAGTAATAACCGACCATTCTGTCGCAGGCACTGATTGTGACAAGCAATTTGCAAATGATGTCGAGGAGGATGAGGATTACATTGTTGATATATTAGATCTTCCTCCCTGCTCACTTGCACCACCCCAAGTTATTTTAATTGTGCTCATATTGCTAAGACCCAGAGAGCAACTGAATTTTGCGAACAACGATGACAATAAGGAAGATATACCACTGGAGCTAGATAATAATGACGAACCAATGCTCAACGACCTAGTTCAATGGTACACAATTAATTGGCCTCATGAGAAACTGAATACAAAAGACAAATTGCTACGAAATATACCGCGAACCACATCCATAGTTTCTCATGAATCACTATTGAAATTCTACACATCGGTATTGCAGTATTATAGTAAGGCAGAAGCAACAAAAGATAGTAATGAATATGTGAAAAGAATTCTCAAGGAGGTCAGCTTAAGAATAGCCGAGAATTGTGGCAGAACTGCACAACCAGCAATTCAAAGGAAGTTCAGAATCAAAAACCTTGATAAGACAATAATGCTACATGAACCATCGCTTACAGCAGACAATTTAGGCTGGAAAACATGGGGATCATCATTGATATTGGGAGAAATAGTTGTCAGTTATCTCGAAAATTTATCATCCACATTTGAGTCTAACAGAAAGGTACGAACACTAGAATTAGGCGCTGGTACTGGACTAGTCGGTATAGCATGGGCAGCTAAATGGCGGGATAAGTTTTGTAATAGCAAAACAGAAATATATCTTACTGATTTACCtgaaattgttgataatttgaaagacaatgtcaaaataaataatctTCAAGATATTGCAACTGCTGATGTTCTGGACTGGACAAATCCTGATACCTTCACAGAGAAGTATGGAAACGAACGATTTGATTACATTGTTATTGCTGATCCTATTTACTCTCCACAACATCCAGAATGGGTAGTTAACATGATAGTAAAATTTTTGGAAGTCAATGGTATCTGTCACCTTGAGATACCGCTTAGAGAAAGATATAGTAAAGAACGCGATTATCTGTGGAGATTGCTTGAAGAACATAACCTTGACGTGGTTCATGAAATTTATAGTTCTGGTAAAGATGATTGGGGGAAAGTTGACTATGTCTATAAGATGCTTAAATTTAAAGCCTAA
- the HSM3 gene encoding Hsm3p (CAGL0I09460g~Ortholog(s) have role in mismatch repair, proteasome regulatory particle assembly and cytosol, nucleus, proteasome regulatory particle, base subcomplex localization) — translation MEQVFLEINEKLPGLLTTGGSDATFAESSKLIERCNLALISFTGTPTAVMDDTIKLMKSILASNESYNIDYDQLMDLMSQMVIKYPFDRILELFTVEELALALNSPIERLNIMTCVVVEYSEPSGLFASTTLIDILLQKYLDEDSSVNLVNSIEKVWKKTAQDELIRRRILENNYNFLSEVKNNEPNSLVFTRLLELLKICFTYLKSTEFRNSLFLISKKMIMDAVKDNILVFISICEYFTSIFSIVQDQKSQNPSKIICVRNCENTIMLFGDLFQNRSEFPDIEQFALSYLFKMFKILSYFDDLIVFEKLDNGYIHIEDGNEYLTDFLSFISPQYLYKKHLNIIKSKGHVRPSEISIIRNLCMSSDCFDIIKKNITAEDILAMPYLEQMILLEKMSQYDYSVKFLAQHLPKVMGSLISKDVKELLDRETFDFRLQVINNLIEWDVEQLHIWYEPLTEAKAQCMGTFASKDVGTKIESSFS, via the coding sequence ATGGAGCAAGTGTTTTTGGAGATCAATGAGAAGTTACCAGGTCTTCTAACAACAGGTGGTTCTGACGCCACTTTCGCTGAATCAAGTAAGCTGATCGAGAGATGTAATTTAGCTCTTATAAGCTTTACAGGAACGCCTACCGCAGTTATGGATGACACAATCAAGTTAATGAAAAGCATATTGGCTTCAAATGAGAGCTATAACATTGATTATGACCAATTGATGGATCTAATGTCTCAGATGGTTATTAAGTATCCTTTTGATAGGATTTTGGAGCTATTCACTGTGGAAGAACTTGCTCTTGCTCTCAATTCGCCGATAGAACGGTTAAATATTATGACATGTGTTGTAGTTGAGTATTCTGAACCCAGTGGCTTGTTTGCCTCGACTACTTTGATAGATATATTGTTGCAGAAATATTTGGATGAAGATTCGAGTGTTAACCTAGTGAACTCTATAGAGAAAGTATGGAAAAAAACAGCACAAGATGAACTTATCAGAAGAAGGATATTAGAAAACAACtacaattttttatctGAAGTTAAGAATAATGAACCAAATTCATTGGTTTTTACTAGACTGTTAGAACTGCTAAAGATCTGCTTCACCTACCTGAAATCCACAGAATTCAGGAATTCTTTGTTtctaatatcaaaaaaaatgatcaTGGACGCAGTTAAAGacaatattttggtatttATAAGTATCTGCGAATATTTCACCTCAATATTTAGCATTGTTCAAGACCAGAAATCTCAGAATCCGAGCAAAATCATATGCGTTAGAAATTGTGAAAATACAATCATGCTATTTGGagatttatttcaaaatcgAAGTGAGTTCCCTGATATTGAGCAGTTTGCATTGTCATATTTGTTCAAAATGTTCAAGATACTATCCTACTTTGATGATTTGATAGTGTTCGAAAAACTTGATAATGGGTATATACATATTGAAGATGGCAATGAATATCTCACTGACTTTTTGTCCTTCATCTCTCCCCAGTATCTTTATAAGAAACATTTGAACATAATTAAATCAAAAGGACATGTTAGACCAAGtgaaatatcaattatTAGGAACTTGTGTATGAGTTCGGATTGTTTTGacataataaaaaaaaacataacAGCGGAAGATATTTTAGCAATGCCATATTTAGAGCAAATGATACTATTGGAAAAGATGAGTCAATACGACTACTCAGTTAAATTTTTAGCGCAACATTTACCAAAGGTAATGGGAAGTCTAATATCCAAGGATGTTAAAGAACTACTGGATAGAGAAACATTTGACTTCAGGCTACAAGTTATCAATAATTTGATTGAATGGGATGTGGAACAGCTGCATATATGGTACGAGCCTTTGACAGAAGCTAAGGCACAGTGTATGGGAACTTTTGCTTCCAAGGATGTGGGAACGAAGATCGAGTCATCCTTTTCTTAG
- the UBX7 gene encoding Ubx7p (CAGL0I09482g~Ortholog(s) have role in sporulation resulting in formation of a cellular spore, ubiquitin-dependent protein catabolic process and endoplasmic reticulum, nuclear envelope localization): protein MDALFGLNVEDAVARSLRERKTLVVYNKPQDGNEDWVSWLAEHSDEYPRLMEKGVWLKLTSGSDQFQQFEQIFPNVIVPSLYLIRDGKIVLIIQKQDDNPSLSHWKKLLIGLGLPLEQHSNEDRGLKKKDPQNIDGKTEKDKILEKSNQIQRKEYEKQLRAAEEERLRILKLVRADKAERLARSQHGNATEEKELPLEVKDNIKDRQKFHTDTCVLMFRLTDSKTITHTFDSKNTLNDVRKWVDSNRTDGSVPYSFHRNIPRVTFQDSDELKTLDELDLAPRSVLVLKALSSTTTHLNVSEEQGPGLISKMFTGLSSWWGNSDSTTPLEHSRIPENSFNDASTSQINASMVRENTHAEADTNSKLASPIIAPSVSRLKKEPSEMNLTSRSVSPNIFKFVNNDDNEDDQQEKDTYNGNNVKLEKNRDQSD from the coding sequence ATGGATGCGTTGTTTGGGCTGAATGTAGAGGATGCAGTAGCCAGGTCTCTGCGGGAACGGAAGACGCTGGTGGTGTACAATAAGCCACAGGATGGCAACGAAGACTGGGTCAGTTGGCTTGCAGAGCATTCGGATGAGTATCCTCGTTTAATGGAGAAAGGTGTGTGGTTGAAACTGACAAGTGGTAGCGATCAATTCCAGCAGTTTGAGCAGATATTTCCTAATGTGATTGTACCTAGTTTGTATTTGATCAGGGATGGTAAGATTGTGCTTATCATACAAAAGCAGGATGATAATCCATCTTTGAGTCATTGGAAGAAATTACTCATTGGGCTCGGATTACCACTTGAACAGCACTCGAACGAGGATCGTGgattgaagaagaaagatcCTCAAAACATTGACGGTAAGACTGAAAAGGATAAGATACTAGAAAAGTCTAACCAAATCCAGAGAAAAGAGTATGAAAAACAACTGAGAGCAGCTGAAGAGGAAAGGCTACGTATATTGAAACTAGTTAGAGCTGATAAGGCCGAGCGGTTGGCTAGATCACAACATGGTAATGCAACCGAGGAGAAAGAGCTGCCGTTAGAAGTTAAGGATAATATTAAAGACAGACAAAAGTTTCATACTGATACATGTGTACTAATGTTCCGGTTAACAGATAGTAAGACTATAACACATACCTTTGACTCCAAAAATACTTTAAATGATGTGAGGAAATGGGTCGACAGTAACAGAACTGACGGTAGTGTTCCTTACTCCTTCCATAGAAACATACCTAGAGTTACATTTCAAGACTCTGATGAATTGAAGACTTTAGATGAGCTTGATCTGGCTCCGCGTTCCGTTCTCGTGTTGAAAGCGTTAAGCTCCACTACAACACACCTAAATGTTTCCGAAGAGCAAGGTCCCGGATTAATCAGTAAGATGTTTACTGGCTTATCATCATGGTGGGGCAATAGCGACTCCACGACACCTTTGGAACATTCAAGAATTCCAGAAAACTCATTCAATGATGCTTCTACTAGTCAAATAAATGCTAGTATGGTTCGAGAGAACACACATGCAGAAGCCGATACAAATTCTAAATTAGCATCTCCGATTATAGCTCCTAGTGTAAGCAGACTTAAAAAGGAACCATCTGAGATGAATTTAACTTCAAGATCAGTTTCTCCAAACATATTCAAGTTTGTTAATAACGATGATAACGAAGATGACCAGCAAGAGAAGGATACTTACAATGGTAATAATGTCAAGCTGGAAAAGAACAGAGATCAATCGGATTAG